The genomic interval CTGGAAGCACATCTTTACACCTGATGTACCATGGTGGTTATATATCGTATTGGTACCAGTTGAGATTATTGGTGTATTCACTAAACCTATTGCACTTGCCATACGTTTATTTGCAAACATCACCGCTGGTCACATTTTAATGTTATCACTGATTGGTTTGATCTTCGTATTCAACTCTGTTTATGTTTCGCTGGTATCGGTTCCATTTGCATTGTTTATCGGAGCAATTGAATTGCTTGTTGCTTTTATACAAGCGTTTATTTTTACGATGTTATCTGCGTTATTCATTGGAATGGCGATAGAAGAACACCATTAATTAGAATTTTTTAACAACAATTAATATATATAATCATGATTACAGGAAGTATTGCTGCAATTGGTGCTGGTTTAGCTGCTATTGGCGCTGGAGTAGGTATCGGAAAAATCGGTAGTTCAGCTATGGAAGGTATTGCTCGTCAACCAGAAGCAGCCTCTAAAATTCAAACTGCGATGTTAATCGCTGCTGCTTTCGTTGAAGCGGTTGCTCTTTTCGCAGTAGTTGTTGCATTAATTGCCAACTAAAAAAAATGGTCATGTACTTTGCAGGATTGCTGCAAAGTACATACTATGATTTAAGAAATAAAGATTTAATATATATACTTAGATGGAATTATTAGTACCGGAAATTGGTTTAGTTGTTTTTCAGACAATAGCATTTCTATTGTTGATGTTTGTTTTGGCCAAGTTTGCATGGAAACCTGTATTAGCGGCTATCAAAGAACGTGAGCATAATATTGATGAGGCTTTAAACAAAGCTGAATTAGCGAAACAGGAAATGGTACGCTTAGCTGCACAGAACGAGGAATTGATGAAAGAAGCCCGTGCAGAAAGAGACCTGATGCTGAAAGAAGCGAAAACGTTAAAAGATTCAATCGTTAATGAAGCGAAACATTCAGCACAGGCTGAAGGCGCTAAATTAATTGAAAAAGCAAGAATTGAAATTGAAAATCAAAAGAAAGCTGCTTTAGCTGAATTGAAAGATCAGGTTTCAACATTATCAATTGATATTGCTGAACGCGTATTGCGCAATCAGTTAGCTGATAAAGCTAAGCAACAGGATTTCGTTGCTGATTTATTGAAAGATATTGAATTGAACTAATTCCTTGCCAACAAATTAAAATAACATGTCAGAAAATAAAGCAGCATCAAGATACGCCAAATCATTAATTGATCTTTCTACAGAGCAAAATGCTTTGGAAGAGATGAAGAATGATATGGTTCTTATTGAGCAGGTTATTGATCAAAACAGTGAGCTAGAGGCTATTCTTCAGAATCCTGTGATTCCTCTGGATAAAAAATATGCTATTTTGGAAGGGATCTTCAGTAAGAGCGTTCACGCTATTACGATTTCTTATCTGAAATTGCTTGTCAGTAAAGGTCGTGCTGCTATTTTATTTGATACTACGAAAGCATTTGTCAGACAATATAACACGATTAAAGGTATTGTAACTGCCGAAGTATTATCAGCTATAGCATTGACTGATGCGAATAAAGCAGAGATTATCAGCGTTGTTAAAAGAGAGATTGGCGCAAATGAAGTTATCATCAAAGAAAAGATCAGCGATAAATTAATCGGTGGTTTCATTCTTAAAGTTGGCGACAAACAATTTGATGCCAGTATTGCTGGTAGTCTAAACAAATTAAAAAAGGAATTGGCCCACGGTGTGGTTTAGTCCGATAACAATATACAGAATTACAAAAGAAATAATATAAAATTATGGTAGAGGTAAGACCAGACGAAGTATCGGCAATTATCAGGCAACAATTGTCGGGCTTTAAATCAGAAGCCGAACTTGAAGAAGTTGGTACCGTATTACAAGTGGGTGATGGTATTGCCCGTGTTTATGGTTTGACTAAAGTTCAATCAGGTGAGCTAGTTGAATTTGAAACAGGCTTGCAGGGTATTGTTTTGAACCTTGAAGAAGATAATGTTGGTGTGGTTTTATTAGGCCCATCGAGCACGATCAAAGAAGGCGATACAATTAAACGTACTAAAAAAATTGCCTCTATTAAAGTTGGTGAAGGTATGTTAGGCCGTGTAGTGAATACATTAGGTGAACCTATCGACGGTAAGGGACCAATCATTGGTCAGACTTACGAGATGCCAATCGAACGTAAAGCTCCTGGAGTAATCTACCGTCAGCCAGTTAATGAGCCTCTTCAAACAGGTATCAAAGCTATTGACGCCATGATTCCTATTGGCCGTGGTCAGCGTGAGCTGGTTATTGGTGACCGTCAGACAGGTAAGAGTGCTGTTTGTATTGATACCATCATCAATCAAAAAGAATTTTATGAAGCAGGTAACCCTGTTTTATGTATATATGTTGCTTGTGGTCAGAAAGCAAGTACTGTAGCAAACGTTGTACGTACGCTTGAAGAGAATGGTGCAATGGCTTATACAGTTGTTGTTTCTGCTTCAGCTGCTGATCCTGCTCCATTGCAGTTTTATGCTCCGTTTTCTGGTGCAGCAATTGGGGAGTACTTCCGTGATACAGGTCGTCCGGCACTGATCGTTTATGATGATTTATCTAAACAAGCAGTAGCTTACCGTGAGGTATCTTTATTACTTCGTCGTCCACCGGGACGTGAGGCTTATCCTGGAGACGTGTTTTACCTGCACAGTCGTTTATTAGAACGTGCGGCTAAAATCAATTCTAACGATGAGATCGCACAGGCGATGAATGATTTACCTGAATCTCTGAAAGGTATCGTTAAAGGTGGTGGTTCATTAACCGCTTTACCTATTATCGAAACTCAGGCTGGTGACGTTTCTGCTTATATCCCAACTAACGTAATTTCGATTACTGACGGACAGATCTTCTTAGAATCTAACTTGTTTAATGCAGGAGTACGTCCGGCAATTAACGTAGGTATCTCGGTATCACGTGTTGGTGGTAACGCACAAATTAAATCAATGAAAAAGGTAGCTGGTACTTTGAAATTAGACCAGGCTCAATACCGTGAATTAGAGGCTTTCTCTAAATTCGGATCTGATTTAGATGCAGCAACAAAATCTGTACTGGATAAAGGTTCAAGAAACGTTGAGATATTAAAGCAAGGTCAGTTCTCTCCAATGACTGTTGAGAAACAAGTTGCGATCATTTATATTGGTACTAAAAACCTGATGCGTTCAGTTCCTGTAAATAAAATCAGAGCATTTGAAGCTGAATATTTACAACAATTGGAATTACGTCATCCACAAACATTGGCTGCTTTAAAAGCTGGTAAACTGGATGATGCAATTACATCTGTATTGGAAACTGTAGCTAAAGAATTAGCAGGTAAATACTAAATAAAATAAAAGAGCCTGTTTAATTTTTAAACAGGCTTAAAGAAGATTAAAAAAGAATGGCTAATTTAAAAGAAGTAAGAATTCGTATATCATCAGTGCAGTCTACGCAGCAGATCACCAAAGCCATGAAAATGGTTTCGGCAGCTAAGCTGAAGCGTGCAACTAATGCTATTATACAGTTACGTCCGTATGCTACGAAGCTAAAAGAGATCTTAGGGAATCTTTCTGCCAACCTGGAAGGATCTTCATCACCATATACTGAAGAACGCGAGCCTAATAAAGTATTAATCGTAGTGGTTTCTTCAAACCGTGGTTTAGCTGGTGCATTCAACATGAATGTAATTAAGGCAACTAACAACCTGATCGCTGAGAAATACAGTGAGCAGTATAAAAATGGTAATGTAAGTATTTTAGCTATTGGTAAGAAGTCTCAGGATTTCTACGAAAAGAGAAACTACAACATTATTGGAAACAACAACGAGGTTTATGCTGCATTAACGTTTGAAAACGTAACTAAAATTACTGATTCAATTATGGCCGGCTTTAAAAACGGTGATTATGATAAAGTAGAATTGGTTTATAACCGTTTCAAAAATGCTGCTGTACAGATTCTGACTACTGAACAGTTATTGCCTTTACCACAAAACGAAAAAGCAGAAGAAACTCATCAGCACCAGGTAGATTATATTCTTGAGCCTTCAAAAGAGGAAATCGTTAAAGAATTAATTCCTAAGTCGATTAAGATTCAGTTATTTAAAGCGGTATTGGATTCTCATGCTTCAGAACACGGAGCAAGGATGACTTCAATGGATAAAGCTACAGAAAACGC from Pedobacter sp. WC2423 carries:
- the atpE gene encoding ATP synthase F0 subunit C, translated to MTGSIAAIGAGLAAIGAGVGIGKIGSSAMEGIARQPEAASKIQTAMLIAAAFVEAVALFAVVVALIAN
- the atpF gene encoding F0F1 ATP synthase subunit B, whose product is MELLVPEIGLVVFQTIAFLLLMFVLAKFAWKPVLAAIKEREHNIDEALNKAELAKQEMVRLAAQNEELMKEARAERDLMLKEAKTLKDSIVNEAKHSAQAEGAKLIEKARIEIENQKKAALAELKDQVSTLSIDIAERVLRNQLADKAKQQDFVADLLKDIELN
- the atpH gene encoding ATP synthase F1 subunit delta; protein product: MSENKAASRYAKSLIDLSTEQNALEEMKNDMVLIEQVIDQNSELEAILQNPVIPLDKKYAILEGIFSKSVHAITISYLKLLVSKGRAAILFDTTKAFVRQYNTIKGIVTAEVLSAIALTDANKAEIISVVKREIGANEVIIKEKISDKLIGGFILKVGDKQFDASIAGSLNKLKKELAHGVV
- the atpA gene encoding F0F1 ATP synthase subunit alpha, which encodes MVEVRPDEVSAIIRQQLSGFKSEAELEEVGTVLQVGDGIARVYGLTKVQSGELVEFETGLQGIVLNLEEDNVGVVLLGPSSTIKEGDTIKRTKKIASIKVGEGMLGRVVNTLGEPIDGKGPIIGQTYEMPIERKAPGVIYRQPVNEPLQTGIKAIDAMIPIGRGQRELVIGDRQTGKSAVCIDTIINQKEFYEAGNPVLCIYVACGQKASTVANVVRTLEENGAMAYTVVVSASAADPAPLQFYAPFSGAAIGEYFRDTGRPALIVYDDLSKQAVAYREVSLLLRRPPGREAYPGDVFYLHSRLLERAAKINSNDEIAQAMNDLPESLKGIVKGGGSLTALPIIETQAGDVSAYIPTNVISITDGQIFLESNLFNAGVRPAINVGISVSRVGGNAQIKSMKKVAGTLKLDQAQYRELEAFSKFGSDLDAATKSVLDKGSRNVEILKQGQFSPMTVEKQVAIIYIGTKNLMRSVPVNKIRAFEAEYLQQLELRHPQTLAALKAGKLDDAITSVLETVAKELAGKY
- the atpG gene encoding ATP synthase F1 subunit gamma, encoding MANLKEVRIRISSVQSTQQITKAMKMVSAAKLKRATNAIIQLRPYATKLKEILGNLSANLEGSSSPYTEEREPNKVLIVVVSSNRGLAGAFNMNVIKATNNLIAEKYSEQYKNGNVSILAIGKKSQDFYEKRNYNIIGNNNEVYAALTFENVTKITDSIMAGFKNGDYDKVELVYNRFKNAAVQILTTEQLLPLPQNEKAEETHQHQVDYILEPSKEEIVKELIPKSIKIQLFKAVLDSHASEHGARMTSMDKATENAGDLLKALKLSYNQARQAAITTELTEIVSGAAALNG